DNA sequence from the Devosia lacusdianchii genome:
CCGCCACGGGTGCGATAAAGAAGGCGTTCATTTCGACCCCTCGCGGCCCACCGGAAAACTTCGTTGCGCCCTCGATCGCATCCAGCGCCGTCCCTTCCGCCAGTGCGATAGCCACTTCTGCGGCCTTCCTGCCCAGCTCGCGGGAATCCTTCCACACCGACACGGTTTGCGTACCCAGCGCGATCCGGTTCAGGGCAGCATGCTCGCCATCCTGCCCCGAGACCGGCACCGCTCCCGCGAGACCCTGCGCGGCGAGTGCGGCGATGGCGCCGCCGGCAGTACCGTCATTGGAGGCGACAACGGCGTCTATCTCGTTGTTGTTTGCCGTCAGGAACTGCTCCATGTTGCCCTGGGCCACCTCGGGGTTCCAGTTGTCGGTATAGGCCTCGCCGACATTGACGATGGCGCCGGCTTCCAGCGCCGGCCCCAGGACCTCCATCTGACCTTGGAACAGGAAATCGGCATTGGAATCGGCCGAGTTCCCTTTGATGAAGACGTAGTTGCCGGTGGGCCGCACCGCGAACACCGCTTGAGCCTGCAGGCGTCCCACTTCCTTATTGTCGAAGCTGAGGTAGAACAGGTCGGGATTTTCGATCAGCCGGTCATAACCGATGACGGGAATGCCCTCGGCCACCGCAGCCGACACAGCGGGCCCCACCGCCTCGCCGTCCTGGGCCAGAACGATGAGCGCATCAGCGCCTTGCGCGATGAGGCTCTCGATATCGGTCAACTGCTTGCCAGCGGACGATTGGGCGTCAGCGGAGATGTAGCGAGCACCGGCCGCGGTCACAGCTGCCTGCAATGCAAATTCATCGGTCTTCCAGCGCTCTTCCTGAAAATTGTTCCAGCTCACGCCGATGACCAATTGATCCTGAGCACTGGCGGCAGTCGTCCCCAGCAGAACGCCGATCCAAAGCAGGACCGCTTGATGCCACGCCACTGTCGACCTCCCCGGCGGCCACCCACCGCCACAGGCGAAGTGACATTGCCCCACAATCGCTGTCAACGCCAATTTCGAGCCTCGAATTAAATGCCGGATTGAGCTAGTCCAGTGCTATCACGAGCCGGCTAAGTGAGGGGAGACGGCCGCTTGGCGCCCAAGGTCAGCGATAGCGATAGCGTGCGGCGGGAAAACCGCGGGCTGGTGCTGAGCACGTTGCGGGTGCACGGCCCGCAATCGCGAACCGTATTGGCCGCCCAAACTGGGCTGAGCCACGCCACGATAACCGCGATCACCACCGACCTCGTCGCACAAAACATCATAGTCGAACTGGTTTCGGCGGAGAAGCCGCAGGGCCGCACACGTGGCCGGCCGGCAACGCTGGTGGGCTTCAACCGCACCATCGGCTACGCCGCGCTGGTCGAGATCGACGTAAACAGGGCACGGGTCTCGCTGGTGGACTATGGCGGCGTGCTGGTCGACCGCTTTGAAAGCCCGGTAACGCCGACCACCTTCCAGGAGACCGCACCAACGGACTTCCTTGCCGAACGCCTGTCACAGCTGGCGGCGCGCAACCCCAAGGAAAGTCCAAACCTCAAGCGCATCGCGGTGTCGGTCCAGGGCATTCTCGACCGCGAGGGGCGCAGCCTCAAGTGGTCGCCAATAGCACACCTGGCTGGCCATGCCTTTGCCGACGACGTAGCCAGGTCAACCGGCCATCCGGTAACCGTGCACAAGCGTGGCCGCCTGCTAGCGGAAGGCGCCCGTTGGCTCGATCCGAGCCTGCATGACGCCAGCGTCGCCACGGTTTTCGTCGGCTCGACCGTAGCCATGGGTATCACGTTTCGTGGCCAGATCATGGGGCGCGGCGACGAAGGCGCCACAGAGTTTGGCCACATGAACCACATGCCCAATGGCGCCCTGTGCCGCTGCGGCATGCGCGGCTGCATCGAGGCATATGCCTCGGATTATGGCGTGTTGCGTGCGGCCTATTCCGTGCCCGAAACAGCGGCCCCTGCCCCCGCTGTGCCCGCAGCACAGTACGAGGGCCTGATCGCCCGGGCCGAAGCCGGCGATCGAGCTGCGACCCACGCCTTTAACCTCGCCGGCAGGGCCATCGGCTTTGGGCTGAGCCGCATGATGGCGGTGTTCGACCCCTCGCACGTCCTGATCGTCGGCCCAGGCGCCCGGGCCTTTAGCCTCATGCAGGGCGAAATTACCGCTGCCCTGGCCGGCACTTTGGTGTGCCGTATCAACGGCATGCCGCAGATCGTGCCGCATCACGACGAGAAGGAACCAATCTTCAAGGGCTTGCTTATGAAGACCCTCAATGAGATCGACCAGGCCGACTTCGCCGGCCTCGCCTAGATCTTCAGCCAGTCATAAAGCTGTTCGGAAAGCACCGTTGGCTCGTCTTCGGCCCCATGCAGTACCAGCTCGGCATTGGTGGGAGCCTCGAACGGCGAGTCGATGCCGGTGAAGTTCTTGATCTCGCCGGCGCGGGCGCGCTTGTAGAGACCCTTGGGATCGCGAGCCTCGCAGACTTCCAGCGGCGTATCGACATAGACCTCGGCAAAGTCGATATCGCCGGCAATCTCGCGCGCTAGGCGCCGTTCCTTCTCGAAAGGCGAGATGAACGAGACCAGCACGATCAGTCCGGCATCAGCCATCAGCTTGGCGACCTCAGCCACGCGCCTGATGTTCTCAACGCGGGCTGCCTCGGTGAAGCCGAGATCCTTGTTGAGGCCGTGGCGCACATTGTCGCCATCAAGGATATAGGCATGGCGGCCCTCCGCCGTCAGCCGCTTCTCGAGCAGGTTGGCGATGGACGACTTGCCCGACCCCGACAACCCCGTGAACCAAACAATCCGCGGCTGCTGGCCCTTCATTGAGGCACGAACCGCGCGATTCACGTCGAAAGCCTGGTAGGTCAGATTCTGCGCCCGCCGCAGGCCGAACTCGATCGTGCCGGCCCCCAAGGTAGCGTTGGACAAGCGGTCGATCAGGATGAAGCCGCCGGTCAAGGCGTTAGTGGCATAGCTATCAAAGGCCAACGGCTTGTCGGTCGCGATGGTAACGGTGGCGACCTCGTTGAGGTCGATCTTGGTCGCTGCAGTATGCTCCAGCGTGTTGACGTTGGTGCGGAACTTGAGATCGGTGATGGTCGCCGGCACGAGCTGCGAGCCGACCTTCAGCAGGTAAGAGCGTCCTGGAAAAGCGGACTCCTCGCTCATCCAGACCAGGCGTGCCTGGAACTGATTGGAGAATTCGGGCGTCTCGCCGGGCCGCGCCAACACATCGCCGCGCGACACGTCCACCTCGCGATCGAGCACCAGAGTTACGGCCTGCCCGGCCACCGCCTGGTTCAGCTCGCCATCCATTGTGACGATGCGCTTGATCACGGCCGGCTTGCGCGACGAGGCGATCAGCACATCATCGCCAACCGCAATGGCGCCTGACGCCACGGTGCCGGATAATCCGCGGAAGTCGAGATTGGGCCGATTGACCCATTGCACCGGGAAGCGGAACTTCTGCTCCGTTCGATCCTCGGCCACCTCGACAGTTTCAAGGTATGGCACCAGCGCCGAGCCCCTGTACCATGGCGTGCGTGGGCTAGTTGCGAGGATGTTGTCGCCCCGCAGCGCCGAAACCGGCACCGCCGCCAGGCTCTTGAAACCGAGGGGCTCGGCGAAGGCGCGATACTCGGCGACGATCTTGTCGAACACGGCCTGATCGTAGTCGACGAGATCGATCTTGTTGACCACCAGCACCACGTGCTTCACGCCGATCAGCGACAGGATGAAGCTATGCCGACGCGTCTGCGTCAGCACGCCCTTGCGGGCGTCGATCAGCACCAGCGCCAGATCGGCATTCGACGCACCGGTTGCCATGTTGCGCGTATACTGTTCGTGGCCAGGCGTGTCGGCGACGATGAACTTGCGCTTGTCGGTCGAAAAAAAACGATAGGCGACGTCGATGGTGATGCCCTGCTCGCGCTCGGCCGCCAGGCCATCGACCAGCAGCGAGAAGTCGATACCCTCATCGCCGGTCGTGCGGTTGCGGCTCTCTTTCTTCAGGCTCGCCAACTGATCGTCGAGGATGAGCTGGCTGTCATAAAGCAGCCGCCCGATCAGCGTCGACTTGCCATCATCGACGCTGCCGCAGGTGAGGAAGCGCAGCAACGACTTATCGGTCTGCTGGTTGAGCCAGAGGTCGATATCGGTATCAGGTGTAGCCATCGGCAGGGTCATATCAGAAGTACCCTTCCTGCTTCTTCTTTTCCATCGAACCAACGCTGTCGCTATCGATCAGCCGCCCTTCCCGCTCAGATGTGCGGCTGGCCTGCATTTCCATGATGATCTCGGGCAGGCTCGCCGCCGTGGATCGCATCGCGCCGGTCAGCGGATAGCAGCCCAGCGTACGGAAGCGCACCATTTCCTCGCGCGGCACCTCATCGGTATTGAGCGGCATGCGATCGTCATCGACCATGATCAGTGTGCCGAACCGCTCGACGATCGGGCGCTTCTTGGCGAAGTACAACGGCACGATCGGAATGCCTTCGGAATAGATGTAGGTCCAGATATCCAGCTCGGTCCAGTTGCTGAGCGGAAACACACGCATGCTCTCGCCCGGATTG
Encoded proteins:
- the xylF gene encoding D-xylose ABC transporter substrate-binding protein; the protein is MLWIGVLLGTTAASAQDQLVIGVSWNNFQEERWKTDEFALQAAVTAAGARYISADAQSSAGKQLTDIESLIAQGADALIVLAQDGEAVGPAVSAAVAEGIPVIGYDRLIENPDLFYLSFDNKEVGRLQAQAVFAVRPTGNYVFIKGNSADSNADFLFQGQMEVLGPALEAGAIVNVGEAYTDNWNPEVAQGNMEQFLTANNNEIDAVVASNDGTAGGAIAALAAQGLAGAVPVSGQDGEHAALNRIALGTQTVSVWKDSRELGRKAAEVAIALAEGTALDAIEGATKFSGGPRGVEMNAFFIAPVAVTRDNLNVVIDAGWVGKAIVCQGVTRGSVAACD
- a CDS encoding ROK family transcriptional regulator, giving the protein MAPKVSDSDSVRRENRGLVLSTLRVHGPQSRTVLAAQTGLSHATITAITTDLVAQNIIVELVSAEKPQGRTRGRPATLVGFNRTIGYAALVEIDVNRARVSLVDYGGVLVDRFESPVTPTTFQETAPTDFLAERLSQLAARNPKESPNLKRIAVSVQGILDREGRSLKWSPIAHLAGHAFADDVARSTGHPVTVHKRGRLLAEGARWLDPSLHDASVATVFVGSTVAMGITFRGQIMGRGDEGATEFGHMNHMPNGALCRCGMRGCIEAYASDYGVLRAAYSVPETAAPAPAVPAAQYEGLIARAEAGDRAATHAFNLAGRAIGFGLSRMMAVFDPSHVLIVGPGARAFSLMQGEITAALAGTLVCRINGMPQIVPHHDEKEPIFKGLLMKTLNEIDQADFAGLA
- the cysN gene encoding sulfate adenylyltransferase subunit CysN, with the translated sequence MTLPMATPDTDIDLWLNQQTDKSLLRFLTCGSVDDGKSTLIGRLLYDSQLILDDQLASLKKESRNRTTGDEGIDFSLLVDGLAAEREQGITIDVAYRFFSTDKRKFIVADTPGHEQYTRNMATGASNADLALVLIDARKGVLTQTRRHSFILSLIGVKHVVLVVNKIDLVDYDQAVFDKIVAEYRAFAEPLGFKSLAAVPVSALRGDNILATSPRTPWYRGSALVPYLETVEVAEDRTEQKFRFPVQWVNRPNLDFRGLSGTVASGAIAVGDDVLIASSRKPAVIKRIVTMDGELNQAVAGQAVTLVLDREVDVSRGDVLARPGETPEFSNQFQARLVWMSEESAFPGRSYLLKVGSQLVPATITDLKFRTNVNTLEHTAATKIDLNEVATVTIATDKPLAFDSYATNALTGGFILIDRLSNATLGAGTIEFGLRRAQNLTYQAFDVNRAVRASMKGQQPRIVWFTGLSGSGKSSIANLLEKRLTAEGRHAYILDGDNVRHGLNKDLGFTEAARVENIRRVAEVAKLMADAGLIVLVSFISPFEKERRLAREIAGDIDFAEVYVDTPLEVCEARDPKGLYKRARAGEIKNFTGIDSPFEAPTNAELVLHGAEDEPTVLSEQLYDWLKI